tttaataggTTCAATATTGCAATGCATTCAATAGATGAAGCTACCACACATGACATGGCATAATTCCAAAACAGGAGAAAGAGAAGTTTTACCTCACAAAACGCTTGTGCTCATTGTTGTCCATTGCTCCAGACGTCCTTCCAAGTCCCACTGTTTTTGAGTTAAACAAGAATGATGGCTCAGTCTCATCTTCTGGAGTGTCTGTTTCTCCAGGCGCAGAAGCATCATGATCTGGTAGTTGCGATTCATCTTGCTCAAGATTCTTGCGGAAAAAATCCACACAATACTTCTCCTGATCTTCCTCATCTGAGAGTTCCCCTTTCACTAGCTTGTCATATAGCGCAGCCTTCTTCTCTAGTGCAGCATAGCTCACCGATCCATCATTGATAGCTTTCAGCTCAAGCTTGTCCCTGGATTTTGACAGGAAATAAATTGGACAACTAGTTAGCCAAATTGTTTTAAAGTCTTCTTAACAaggagaataaaaagaaatattgaCGATACACCAAATACATgtggaaaaaacaaaaaccatcaCTCACCAAACATGACATAACTTAGCGATATTTGACATACACTCAAGTTCCCTTGAGGTCGGGGGTTCAAATCTATATACCTCACATTTGGGGAAAAAGATCTCAGTGATCTCAATACCATTACTAATAAGATGTTGGACAGGAACCACGATAGATTCAAAACACCTAAACATGAGTCTGTCAGAATATAATCAATAAGGGGTGAAATCTAAAAAACATCTTGCCTTCATTCAAAATATTATCCCTATACCAGTCAAACTAGCAGGAAGACCCGCAAACCACCAAGTCTTTGAACACAAGTTGTGCCCAGAGCCTTCTGGCTGAGGGCACGTCTGCCTAGCCATCATGCATCACTCCCCCCCACCCCACCCCACACACACACAATTCGTCGTGCAGGCGAGGGCACATGCTGGCCTCTTGTGCGCACCATCGCGCGAATGGCTTAAATTTGAGTCCTCAGCGCACGTCGTCGCGACACTACGTAACTAGCAGGAAGAGGGGATGGAATCTAATCTAGAAAGTAGTAGTCACACCACACTGCAGAATAACAGAAAGGATAAATGACCTCTTTGTCAACAAAAGAAATAATTCACATTTACTTTTCCTTTTCTCCTTCTCCCTtctctctccatcttttctaTGTAAAAAGCCTATGGAGGGAACCTCACAAAAAATCCTTTGGAGAGAACCTCACAAACTCTTGAATTCTATCTTTTTCCCATTCCAACTTTAGGTTAGAATTTGAACTTGTCTTGGCTTTAGAAAATAGGTTGTGATTGTAATTTAACTTGCATTCAAATATAGTCATCACATTGACGGCAAATGTCCCACTTCCAAATAACCAGTTTAACCTTGTGTTGCTCTTCCTAAAACTGAACTTGGACTTGGAAAAAGAACACCCCAACCTGCCTGCCATAAAATTTCCTTTGGGAAATAAGAAATAGCTATTTCACTGATAATATGAGATGTTGCAAAATGGAGGGAAGAGCCAAACCCCTGATCCAAAGAACATTACTAGGTCTTCCaattgaaagaaagaaaaacattgagaCTACTCAGTAACATTTACATCAATATAGAGCAATAATAAAAACAGTttctagaaaaatataaaaaatgttcCATTGTCCTGTTGAAAGCTCTATTAATATTTTAGCCAAAGATTCCCATTTTGTTCATACAAGGATTGTGAATGTCAAGTCAAAAAAGAGCACCACAAGCCAATCTGAGGCTGTTAAGCAAAGGAACAGTGAGAAATAAATGACCTTGTGTCTCGGTATCATTCAAAATACACCACCTGGAGTGACGTCACGTTGGATATCTCTTCTGGATCATACTGCGTATGAACTTTCAAGGTTGAAGAACTTCTACagaaaagttttcaaaatattgggAAATTTACCATTCCATGCCAAAGTCCAATACAGAGAGAATGGGAAACGCTCTAATTTTGTATCAACTTATTGAAAAGGGATAAAACATAGAAAGAGCTGGAAGGCTTGAAGGGTCATCCGGTGATATCTTCCTCAATTAAGGGTCTTCTGATTTTGACATCCAACCATGAGAGGTGGTTTTCCTAAACTAAACCACATTTCCTCACTTATAACCACAGTTAATAATTTGGCAAAATCAGATCAATAAACATCAAATGGGGTTACCAATTATGGTATATGGAAAGATGAGTATATCAATCCAGCATCCATGTTGCAGTCTAGAAAAAGGACTTGGTTCACATCTTCTAAACATCTGGCTCATAAAATGACAAGCAATTAAAGCCGTACATCGATTAAACATTCAGACACTTTCCCTCGTCAGATGAAATTAGGTTACTTACTTTTAGCCCTTCATTCTGCAAACAGCCAGGAGCAGGTCCATTTTTAATTGGGGAGACAGAGTAACTCCAGTTAAACTTTCTTAAACTTTTCCATTAGCAACAAAATTCGGAGTAATGTTTATAGAACTCATAGCAGAGAGATAAGCTTCAATCTTTTGAACTTTCACTTGATACACAGGATTAAGGTGTTTGTTATAAATTAGCTGAGCTTGTAGATGCTTATGAATTACTGGATCTCTCTCTATACTAATGGCAATTGTAATTACTACAAAAGAACAGATCCATTTGATTCAGGTATGTTTTTTCAGACTCACATGATTCAATTCCCTTCTCACTTTCTACCTAAATAGAGATGCAATTCGTCTTCGATGCTCGAAGGCCCCAAACTCCCAATGACCAAAACCAATCAGCCACTCACAAATTCagtctaaaaattttaaatagagAGCTTATAAAAGAAGAAATCGTAAACATACTTGAGAGCGCGGGCCTCGACGCCGGAATTGCGGGAGGAGAGAATGTCTTTGGGAGTAATCTTGTTCTTTGCACGGTGGAACTCGACGCCAGGGCCAGCCAATTCCTTGGACTTCTTGGACTCCTCTTGAGACTTGTAGAGGTGAGCCTTGAGCTCCATGATCGAAGATGCGCCGACCCCAGCTATGGCCTTGTGCTTCTTCGGCATGATGGAAGACTCCGTCAGCCATCCCAGCGATTCCACAACCACCCTCTTCTTCTTGCCCTCCTCTCCCATATTCTTCAATAATGGTGAAGAAGCAAtcgaagagagaaaataagagagaTTCAGAAGCCCTAATTGTTcagattcttcttcttctctaagAACTACGGAGATGAAACCGGTGTTTGCCCTTTCAATCTGTACCTTCCGTATGGGCTATATGGTTGCCGATGATTCGGCCTGGGGTCGAGCTCAACCCAACCGAACCCGGTTCGATCCAcccgattttttttttaaagaatccACCCGATATTGTTATAATTAAGAAACTGCcggttttttttataaataaataaaaataaaaataaatgttatgAGTAGGGTTGATGTTCCAAATCATATACTTCTTAGTCACTTGCTctcattctttttcttatttatgattaaaagaagggaaaaaaactcCTTTTTTTTACCTTGAACTTTACATGTATCAATTTTAACTCTAAACTTGCAATTTCAAtaattgatgaaattgaaagtttaagtcTCATTAAGTTCCATTAGGAtttagattgtattaattttacaCCCTTCATTAAGTCTCTTTATGATTGAATTTGATACAAACTATCAAATTTGAAGTTcaatttgatgaaattgaaagtttaaggctAAAATTAATACGATTTGCCaactttgaattttaaattaatgaaatagaaaGTTTAAGGTTTACATTGATACAACTTGCCAAATTTATggtcaaaatgattttttttccttttagaaaaTATGTTTTCCAATTTGAAGATTGACAAAATATACTTTTGATCTTTAAAGTTTTGAGTTGATATATATTTGGTCTTTGGAGTTTCAAAAATGACCTCATGTTTGGACATTGAAAAATGATCTAAATAATATTTGACCTAATGAAGTGGAGGCTAATGTGGAGATTAATATGCTCAATTGACACTTATGACTAAGTGGTATTTTGTTGATTTGAGGTTTGACATAGCCACCATCTTCCTCCCTTTTCCTTTATATACCTTATTGTTATCAACAGTTCATTGTCATCGTCTACTCACTACGAGTCTACTACCTCGATGTAATTGGAGATGAATGATTTGTAAAATTAGAGATTGAAGAGTCACATAAAGAGAAAAGAGACAACCTTTACCCTCAATAAGGACGTTTGGCAAACTAAGTGAAGTTAGATGCAGTTCCTCAAAATAGATTAAGAGTGGAAGATGAAATTATTCGAAAAATGTGAAAATAGAGATAAAGAGAAAGATAGAAGTTTTTtgataaatgtaaaaaatagaaagagaTGAAAATCTTGAGTTATAAAAATGTGTAGCTGCCCcttaatttgaatgaaattataaatatttgaccTCTTCCTCGAAAACATCTTAGCCAATGGAGCTATAATCAAATCTATGATATCAAAATTGAGAGAGTATTCACTTTGTACtaaactttcattttctttccttaAATATAGCATCACGCAGAGGAGTCTATAGTTTATGgaaagacattttttttaaatgatgtttatATAACTGGGATAAAATAGTTCTTCCTCCTTGAAAGctcaatttctaatttttttttaaaaatccgGCATGGTTATAAGACATTGGAAAACCACCGTTAGAATGCAACATTTCAAGAATCCAGTATTTGTCGTATTTCTATCACCGGACAGCCATCGGGAGGCAACAAAAGTATGGAGAACAATATGGATATTCATATTAGACTTCATAAGGCGCTGATGATATACTTCCATAAGAAACCAAAAGACATGGCAATAAACCCAAAAAATCAAAGTCTGGtcccaaatataaaataaaaataaacgtTGAAGAACCGCTGATAGGAAGGTCTCTACCGAAGCTTTCAAAATAAGACAACTCTGATGATAACTTTTTCTCATTCCTTAAACAAGCAACAAATTACATAAACAAATTGGGCCTTGAAGCCTTGTAAGTGGTCTTCAGCTTTCTGGTGGGTGGCCTAACAGTCCTGAACACCAAGGGGAATTTGATTTTGGAGTCATGGAATTGCTTGGTGCTTTCCCTCTTGCAAAGCTTGGCAGGGACGGTTGCTGTCTTGATGATTTGGATACAAGGATGCCTGACCCTATGGCGAGAAGCCATTTCATTGTACATTGCTTCCACTGCTCCGTTTAAGGTGGTGTCCCGGTACTCCTTGTACATGTTGTGATATCCTGTGCGACTTTGGTAGCGCAACCAAATACCGTAGTTCTTGATTTTTGTTGGATTCTTCTCAAAGATCTGAAGACAGTGACAAGTCCATGTGAACAATCCAAATGGAAAACATAGCCAATGATTTAATGTATACGTTGGAACTTAGCAACCCAAACCAGAAAACAGATTAGAAAGCCAAATGTTAAGCAAATAATCCATTGCAATCACAGAAGAATCTTCCACCGTATAAACACATCAGAATGATTCATAAACATGACTCAAATTTTTCTCTTATATTAAAAACATTCCCATTTCACAAATCATCCCAAATTGATGGAATAGGGTGATTGTGTATTGAATCAATAGTACAAAGCAAAGAAAACCCAATTCCTCATCCACCATTAGTTTATTACGCTCACAATATATTCACAGTGACAGTTATTCAAAACATTCTAGAGGAGTAAAGACATTTGAACAAGCACAGGAAAAGCATCAAAATCCCATCCTA
The nucleotide sequence above comes from Benincasa hispida cultivar B227 chromosome 3, ASM972705v1, whole genome shotgun sequence. Encoded proteins:
- the LOC120072710 gene encoding uncharacterized protein At4g18257-like, which produces MGEEGKKKRVVVESLGWLTESSIMPKKHKAIAGVGASSIMELKAHLYKSQEESKKSKELAGPGVEFHRAKNKITPKDILSSRNSGVEARALKDKLELKAINDGSVSYAALEKKAALYDKLVKGELSDEEDQEKYCVDFFRKNLEQDESQLPDHDASAPGETDTPEDETEPSFLFNSKTVGLGRTSGAMDNNEHKRFVREVHEEVNQAREKASELKMRRQEQAAARREKLKQAYLRKQVEKLKASSNSGQT
- the LOC120072637 gene encoding 60S ribosomal protein L18a, which translates into the protein MVTFRFHQYQVVGRALPSEADEHPKIYRMKLWATNEVRAKSKFWYFLRKLKKVKKSNGQVLAINEIFEKNPTKIKNYGIWLRYQSRTGYHNMYKEYRDTTLNGAVEAMYNEMASRHRVRHPCIQIIKTATVPAKLCKRESTKQFHDSKIKFPLVFRTVRPPTRKLKTTYKASRPNLFM